One Rosettibacter firmus genomic window carries:
- a CDS encoding pectate lyase → MIILFAFLASFITQTNLPSLNDSISAKDIKHVIYNSIKYLDENVSVNGGYVWYYKTNLSRRWGELEAYPSMIWVQGGTVDMGNLFLDVYDVTEDEYYYNLAKKSALALIKGQLECGGWNYFIDFAGDSSTKKWYSTIGANAWRLEEFHQYYGNATFDDNVTAGAAKFLLRIYLIKKDSIIKKSLDKAIEFILKSQYPNGAWPQRFPFIKNRNDYTRYYTFNDNVIWNNIKFLILCYATLKYEKLLEPIKRGMNFFILSQYKKPQAGWAQQYDLKLQPARARTYEPAALDPQYTARHIEMLIKFYEMTGDKKYLNAIPDALQWVKSVVINNKDSLALVPKFVELRTNKPIYLHRKGSNLKFGSYYFDYCDSNIVIHYPCTRLINLQSIERQYKNALQKQINNKKANYLNLPESNDILNLYYLIDDFLQLPSDNFMINNRNKITSEIVNNIISKMDNHSRWLTEEVFISNPFIDGEISGDSETKSYSISYVGDKFDTSPFPNNTNEKFISIREYIKNIKILLNYIKRTL, encoded by the coding sequence ATGATAATTTTATTCGCCTTTTTAGCTTCTTTTATAACACAAACCAATTTACCTTCTTTGAATGATTCCATTTCTGCAAAAGATATTAAACATGTTATCTATAATTCTATCAAATACCTGGATGAAAATGTTTCTGTTAATGGAGGTTATGTTTGGTATTATAAAACAAATTTGTCACGACGATGGGGTGAACTCGAGGCATATCCTTCTATGATCTGGGTACAGGGTGGAACAGTGGATATGGGAAATTTATTTCTTGATGTATATGATGTTACTGAAGATGAATATTATTATAACTTAGCAAAAAAATCTGCCTTAGCTTTAATTAAGGGACAACTCGAGTGTGGTGGCTGGAATTATTTTATTGATTTTGCTGGAGATAGCTCAACAAAGAAATGGTATTCTACAATTGGTGCGAATGCCTGGCGTCTTGAAGAATTTCATCAATATTATGGAAATGCAACATTCGATGATAATGTAACGGCAGGAGCAGCAAAATTTTTATTGAGAATTTATTTAATAAAGAAAGATTCAATAATCAAAAAATCACTTGATAAGGCAATTGAATTTATTCTGAAAAGTCAGTATCCAAATGGAGCCTGGCCACAAAGATTTCCCTTTATAAAAAACAGAAATGATTATACAAGATATTACACATTCAATGATAATGTAATCTGGAATAATATCAAGTTTTTAATTTTATGTTATGCTACTTTGAAATATGAGAAGTTATTAGAACCAATTAAACGAGGGATGAATTTTTTTATCTTATCACAATATAAAAAACCGCAAGCAGGTTGGGCTCAGCAATATGATTTAAAGCTTCAACCAGCTCGAGCAAGAACATATGAACCTGCTGCTTTAGATCCGCAATACACAGCCAGACATATTGAAATGTTGATCAAATTTTATGAAATGACTGGAGATAAAAAATATTTGAATGCTATTCCAGATGCACTTCAATGGGTAAAAAGTGTTGTTATTAATAATAAAGACTCATTAGCGTTAGTTCCAAAATTTGTAGAACTAAGAACAAATAAACCAATTTATCTCCATCGTAAAGGCTCCAATTTAAAATTTGGTTCTTATTATTTTGATTATTGTGATAGTAATATAGTTATTCATTATCCATGTACAAGATTGATTAATCTTCAAAGTATTGAAAGACAATATAAAAATGCACTACAAAAACAAATTAACAATAAGAAAGCAAACTACTTAAATCTTCCCGAATCAAATGATATATTGAATCTATATTACTTAATTGATGATTTCTTGCAACTTCCCAGTGATAATTTTATGATTAATAATAGAAATAAAATTACATCTGAAATTGTTAACAATATAATTTCAAAAATGGATAATCATTCAAGATGGTTAACCGAAGAAGTTTTTATCTCTAATCCTTTTATTGACGGAGAAATATCAGGAGATAGTGAAACCAAATCTTATTCTATTAGTTATGTTGGAGATAAATTTGATACTTCTCCATTCCCAAATAATACTAACGAAAAATTTATTTCTATAAGAGAATACATAAAAAACATAAAAATATTATTAAACTATATTAAAAGAACTTTATAA
- a CDS encoding PorV/PorQ family protein: MKLNKLFIALLLIAFLGKDIFAQVGLNKLAQSTMNFLLVSVSPKASAMGEAFYAVGNSSEAIFYNPAGISNTNNTFDVSLNYTQWIADIKYLAGSATYNLENYGVLGFHILTVDYGEIIGTSLVDPSQQALYPEGYIDNGRLGNVGAYSVGLSYAKRISTQFSIGGNVRIAGQNLGENHFINGTTKKNNAAKLVFDAGVLYNTGYKDFRFGMAIRNFSSNIKREEIDEQLPLLFTLGTAINLWKFVDENNSNNELTLAVDFAHYNNYSERMNIGLEYKFMNMISLRGGYQTNRDIASWSAGIGLNTEVAGKLIEVNYSYSYFKVFDNVNRISLNFSF, from the coding sequence ATGAAACTAAATAAATTATTTATAGCATTATTGTTAATTGCTTTTTTAGGTAAAGATATTTTTGCTCAGGTTGGATTGAATAAATTAGCTCAAAGTACAATGAATTTTTTATTGGTTAGTGTCTCTCCAAAAGCAAGTGCAATGGGCGAAGCATTTTATGCAGTTGGAAATTCATCAGAAGCAATTTTTTATAATCCAGCTGGTATTTCTAATACAAATAATACTTTTGATGTAAGTCTTAACTATACACAATGGATTGCAGATATTAAATATCTTGCTGGTAGTGCTACTTACAATTTAGAAAATTATGGTGTACTTGGCTTTCATATTTTGACTGTAGATTATGGTGAAATTATTGGTACAAGTCTGGTTGATCCATCTCAACAAGCATTATATCCCGAAGGATACATCGACAATGGAAGACTTGGTAATGTAGGTGCATATTCAGTTGGGCTTAGTTATGCAAAAAGAATTAGTACACAATTTTCTATTGGTGGTAATGTTAGAATAGCAGGACAAAATTTAGGCGAAAATCACTTTATAAATGGTACTACAAAAAAGAATAATGCTGCAAAATTAGTTTTTGATGCAGGAGTACTTTACAATACTGGATATAAAGATTTTCGTTTCGGTATGGCAATTAGAAATTTCTCTTCAAATATTAAAAGAGAAGAAATTGATGAACAACTTCCACTATTGTTTACACTTGGCACAGCAATAAATCTCTGGAAATTTGTAGATGAAAATAATTCAAATAACGAACTTACTTTAGCAGTTGATTTTGCTCATTATAACAATTACTCAGAAAGAATGAATATAGGTCTGGAATATAAATTTATGAATATGATTTCACTGCGTGGTGGATATCAAACAAATCGAGATATTGCTTCGTGGTCTGCAGGTATTGGATTAAATACAGAAGTAGCAGGTAAACTTATCGAAGTTAATTATTCTTACTCCTATTTCAAAGTATTTGATAATGTAAATAGAATATCTTTAAATTTTTCTTTCTAA
- a CDS encoding glycoside hydrolase family 28 protein, whose translation MKKNYFLIIPLLISNLLLAQNIQDEIKKYYENLPFDMPVLNVPEFPQRDFLITDFGAVGDGFTLNTEAFNKAMIECSKNGGGRIVVPKGIWLTGPIEFRSNVNLYLERGAHIQFSKNFDHYPLVLTTYEGTEQYRCQSPISGRNLVNIAITGYGVIDGGGDAWRYVKKSKLTSQQWKELVASGGVVDSTGNNWWPSEQAMNGEKILKQLQKQKGKLTKEDYQKVRDYLRPVMVNFINCKNILLEGVTFQNSPAWNIHPLMSENIILKNVTVRNPWYSQNGDGIDVESCKNVIIYDCKFDVGDDAICMKSGKDEFGRKRGIPTENVIIADCIVYHDHGGFTIGSEMSGGVRNIKVTNCNFIGTDIGLRFKSTRGRGGVVENIYIDNIFMKDIPTDALSFNMYYGGQAPTEDLSIEEKLKSRKGYQVNEGTPQFRNIFLENIYCVGAKDAVVIQGLPEMKIKNIVLKNVKMKSQRGISIFDADDIKLINTEIYSSEPVIKIFQSKNILIDNFITDYNINTIMKLEGEETSDIKVKGNNANLILKKILFDNSVSKEALKIIN comes from the coding sequence ATGAAGAAAAATTATTTTTTAATTATTCCCTTGTTAATAAGTAATTTATTACTTGCTCAGAATATTCAAGATGAAATAAAAAAGTATTATGAAAATTTACCTTTCGACATGCCAGTACTTAATGTACCGGAATTTCCTCAAAGAGATTTTTTAATAACTGATTTTGGTGCTGTTGGAGATGGTTTTACATTAAATACCGAAGCCTTCAATAAAGCTATGATTGAATGCTCAAAAAATGGAGGCGGAAGAATTGTAGTTCCAAAAGGAATCTGGTTAACCGGTCCCATTGAATTTAGAAGTAATGTAAACTTATATCTTGAACGTGGTGCTCATATTCAATTTTCTAAAAATTTTGATCACTATCCACTCGTCTTAACAACTTATGAAGGAACAGAACAATATAGATGTCAATCACCGATTAGTGGTAGAAACTTAGTAAACATTGCAATAACTGGTTATGGAGTAATTGATGGTGGTGGTGATGCCTGGCGCTATGTAAAAAAATCTAAATTAACTTCGCAACAATGGAAAGAATTGGTTGCTTCTGGTGGAGTAGTTGATTCAACCGGAAATAATTGGTGGCCATCAGAACAGGCAATGAATGGTGAGAAAATTTTAAAACAATTACAAAAACAAAAAGGAAAACTTACTAAAGAAGATTATCAGAAGGTTCGTGATTATCTTCGTCCAGTAATGGTGAACTTTATTAATTGTAAAAATATTTTACTTGAAGGTGTAACTTTTCAAAATTCTCCTGCATGGAATATTCATCCACTTATGAGTGAAAATATAATTTTGAAAAATGTAACAGTTAGAAATCCATGGTATTCACAAAATGGTGATGGAATTGATGTTGAATCGTGCAAAAATGTAATTATTTATGATTGCAAGTTTGATGTAGGAGATGATGCAATTTGTATGAAATCAGGAAAAGATGAATTTGGTAGAAAGAGAGGAATACCAACAGAAAATGTGATTATTGCTGATTGCATTGTCTATCATGATCATGGTGGATTTACAATAGGAAGCGAAATGTCTGGTGGCGTTAGAAATATAAAAGTAACAAATTGTAATTTTATTGGAACAGATATTGGCTTAAGATTCAAAAGCACGAGAGGACGAGGTGGTGTTGTAGAAAATATTTATATCGATAATATTTTTATGAAGGATATACCTACAGATGCACTTAGCTTTAATATGTATTATGGAGGACAGGCTCCTACAGAGGATCTTTCAATTGAAGAAAAATTAAAAAGCCGAAAAGGTTATCAGGTTAATGAAGGTACTCCGCAATTTAGAAACATCTTTCTTGAAAATATTTATTGTGTGGGAGCTAAAGATGCTGTTGTTATTCAGGGATTACCTGAAATGAAAATAAAAAATATTGTTCTTAAAAATGTCAAAATGAAATCACAAAGAGGAATCTCTATTTTTGATGCGGATGATATCAAGTTAATTAATACTGAAATTTATTCATCTGAACCAGTTATAAAAATATTTCAAAGCAAAAATATTTTGATTGATAATTTTATTACAGATTATAACATAAATACAATTATGAAATTAGAAGGGGAAGAAACTTCTGATATAAAAGTAAAAGGAAATAACGCAAATTTGATTTTAAAAAAGATTTTATTTGATAATAGTGTGAGTAAAGAGGCATTGAAAATTATTAATTAA
- a CDS encoding TonB-dependent receptor, with amino-acid sequence MRRKNTNKLLLIITLALLIFSEFEFAQTKSRIIGTVKDAQTNEPLFGANVIVKGTYLGAATDINGKFFIVNVPVGTYDIQVSMIGYTSQILTGVIVSADRVTNLDIALQPTVIQGQEVVVTAKRDELHKEVSNTQMVVSSGQLQDASGVREINAFLAKLPGVSTENGFLTIRGGSADQTGSLVNGLSYVNAAVGNAETSIPLSAIDQVSLLSGGYNAEYGNFRSGLINITTKSGSKDGYHGSFSFSRDNSHMRRFGASFYDPKNDALRAYLDASVAFIGTDAAWADNPYMKEQNPKFTGWINQASIYNKGKAPEKQVTPFDLYLFAAWMHMSEPDYEGLAKLSPELKQQIGYYELTDEQKRLFANHRMKEDGSDWNFDGGFGGPVPLIGKFLGDATFYISNNSSERHYVMPLTLRSQKSYTTFLTIKSQPVQSSSISFNGLWKRQIGLSPIRPPWGDAPNAGNAGGFMPLDNIRYVYNNPEYWYDQPFYPILNQTILMNGVTINKVLSNKTYWELTVGYLHIKNHTPTGDNRDTTFITNFGPIYVDESPYGKWQFASTHKVYNPNTGDYFTFPSYDAPPGMARRFRGKEGDLYDRTKINQFQVKFDLASQINEHHFLKGGFEYNYIDINHNFWEKWNNNAYNTYEFNYHRWPSQAAAYIQDQISYEGLIANLGVRFDYYNGGGGLWPSGDPFAEEVFRPQKVDTSLYRYLEKGGSYIWDTWLKYNETHPGFLQPVKNFFTVSPRLGISFPVTINSKFYFNYGHFRSNPPYYTMYLFRYRYDKNGLYDMSNPNLEPPRTISYELGVAYNFLDNYLLQVSGYYKDITGQAGEVNYQTSSGTLNYTGRANNEYQDIQGFELTLSKNDNSWINFWINFNYMLSKTGLTGKEIISDVTINNDREGLYQGQESRALPRPRLNANITFRSPRNWGPEIFGHRILGGWSMTIFGEWRAGDYFTYNPLSKLHVSNNMQWPDYYMVDLKLTKAFDIYGLKATFFVDISNVLNLKVSLLNRRYAFQDNNDLNKYLASLRLPMYDSPEFDQLRQSQPGYYIPGNDKVGDLRSEEKPYINDPNYSFWLYGQPRDIWVGFRIDF; translated from the coding sequence ATGAGAAGAAAAAATACTAATAAGTTACTTCTTATTATCACATTAGCACTATTAATATTTTCTGAGTTTGAATTTGCTCAAACAAAGAGCAGAATTATTGGTACTGTAAAAGATGCTCAAACAAACGAGCCACTTTTTGGTGCTAATGTGATTGTGAAAGGAACATATCTTGGTGCTGCAACAGATATTAATGGTAAATTCTTTATTGTTAATGTTCCAGTTGGAACATACGATATACAGGTTTCGATGATTGGTTATACATCCCAGATTTTGACTGGAGTAATAGTTTCTGCAGATCGTGTTACAAATCTTGATATTGCTCTTCAACCAACTGTCATTCAAGGACAGGAAGTTGTTGTTACTGCAAAAAGAGATGAACTTCATAAAGAAGTTTCCAATACTCAAATGGTAGTTTCATCTGGACAATTACAGGATGCTTCTGGTGTAAGGGAAATAAATGCTTTTCTTGCAAAACTGCCTGGTGTATCAACTGAAAATGGATTTTTAACTATAAGAGGCGGAAGTGCAGATCAAACAGGTTCACTTGTTAATGGGCTTTCTTATGTTAATGCAGCAGTAGGAAATGCAGAAACATCAATTCCATTAAGTGCAATTGATCAGGTTTCACTTTTATCAGGTGGTTACAATGCAGAATATGGAAATTTTAGATCTGGCTTGATAAATATTACAACGAAAAGTGGTTCAAAAGATGGATATCATGGAAGTTTTTCTTTCTCAAGAGATAATTCTCATATGAGAAGATTTGGTGCATCTTTTTATGATCCCAAAAATGATGCACTTCGAGCTTATCTTGATGCTTCTGTAGCTTTTATAGGAACAGATGCAGCATGGGCAGATAATCCATATATGAAAGAACAGAATCCAAAATTCACAGGATGGATTAATCAAGCATCAATTTATAATAAAGGGAAAGCTCCAGAAAAACAAGTAACACCTTTCGATTTGTATTTATTTGCTGCATGGATGCATATGTCTGAACCTGATTATGAAGGACTTGCTAAATTATCTCCTGAACTCAAACAACAAATTGGTTATTATGAATTAACTGATGAACAAAAAAGATTATTCGCTAATCACAGAATGAAAGAAGATGGTTCAGATTGGAATTTTGATGGTGGATTTGGTGGGCCAGTTCCACTTATTGGAAAATTTTTAGGTGATGCTACATTTTATATTTCTAATAATTCAAGTGAAAGACATTATGTAATGCCATTAACTTTACGCAGTCAAAAATCATATACAACATTTTTAACTATTAAATCTCAACCCGTACAAAGTTCGAGTATTTCATTTAATGGTTTGTGGAAAAGACAAATTGGATTAAGCCCAATTCGTCCACCATGGGGTGATGCTCCAAATGCAGGTAATGCTGGTGGATTTATGCCACTCGATAATATTCGTTATGTTTATAATAATCCTGAATATTGGTACGATCAACCATTCTATCCAATTCTAAATCAAACGATATTAATGAATGGTGTTACAATTAATAAGGTTCTTAGTAACAAAACTTATTGGGAATTAACAGTAGGATATTTACATATAAAAAATCATACACCAACTGGTGATAATCGAGATACAACATTTATTACAAACTTTGGTCCTATTTATGTTGACGAATCTCCTTATGGTAAATGGCAGTTTGCATCAACACATAAAGTTTATAATCCAAATACTGGTGATTACTTTACATTTCCAAGTTATGATGCTCCTCCTGGAATGGCAAGAAGATTTAGAGGTAAAGAAGGTGATTTATATGACAGAACAAAAATTAATCAATTTCAAGTTAAGTTTGATTTAGCATCTCAAATTAATGAACATCATTTTCTTAAAGGTGGTTTTGAATATAATTATATTGATATCAATCATAACTTCTGGGAAAAATGGAATAATAATGCTTATAATACTTATGAGTTCAATTATCACAGATGGCCAAGTCAAGCAGCTGCATATATTCAGGATCAAATAAGTTATGAAGGATTAATTGCAAACTTAGGTGTTCGATTCGATTATTATAATGGAGGTGGTGGTTTATGGCCATCGGGTGATCCTTTTGCAGAAGAAGTTTTCAGACCACAAAAAGTCGATACGAGTCTCTATAGATATCTGGAAAAAGGCGGTTCTTATATCTGGGATACCTGGTTAAAATACAACGAAACTCATCCAGGATTTTTACAACCTGTTAAAAATTTCTTTACTGTAAGTCCTCGTCTGGGAATTTCTTTCCCGGTTACTATTAATTCTAAATTCTATTTCAATTATGGTCATTTCCGTTCAAATCCTCCTTACTATACAATGTATCTATTCCGCTATCGTTATGATAAAAATGGTTTGTATGATATGTCAAATCCAAATCTCGAACCTCCTAGAACAATCTCTTATGAATTAGGTGTAGCTTATAATTTTCTTGATAATTACTTATTACAGGTTTCCGGATACTATAAAGATATAACAGGACAGGCAGGTGAAGTAAATTATCAAACATCCAGTGGAACATTAAATTACACAGGAAGAGCAAATAATGAATATCAGGATATTCAGGGATTCGAACTTACTTTATCGAAGAATGATAACTCATGGATAAATTTCTGGATTAATTTTAATTACATGTTGAGTAAAACTGGTTTAACTGGTAAAGAAATTATTTCTGATGTTACAATTAATAACGATCGTGAAGGACTTTATCAGGGACAAGAATCGAGAGCTTTACCTCGACCAAGATTAAATGCAAATATTACATTTCGTTCACCGAGAAATTGGGGACCAGAAATATTTGGACACAGAATTTTAGGTGGTTGGAGTATGACTATTTTTGGTGAATGGCGTGCAGGAGATTATTTCACTTATAATCCATTAAGTAAATTACATGTAAGCAATAACATGCAATGGCCCGATTATTATATGGTAGATTTAAAATTAACAAAAGCATTCGACATATATGGATTAAAAGCTACATTCTTTGTTGATATTAGTAATGTACTTAATCTTAAAGTTAGCTTACTTAATAGAAGATATGCATTTCAGGACAATAATGATTTGAATAAATACTTAGCTTCACTTCGTCTGCCTATGTATGATTCACCAGAATTTGATCAACTAAGACAATCTCAACCTGGATATTATATCCCGGGCAATGATAAAGTAGGTGATTTAAGATCAGAAGAGAAACCTTATATAAACGATCCTAATTATTCATTCTGGTTATATGGTCAACCTCGTGATATTTGGGTTGGCTTTAGAATAGATTTCTAA
- a CDS encoding glycoside hydrolase family 88 protein, with the protein MKRQKISLLLLLLISLLFGNSENYSKSKFSKNLWSVKFAESFLARHPGNVTYDSFMTSKKWNYEQGLMLETLRKMFYYTEEQKYFDFIKGNLEQYIDEKGNINTYKLSDYNIDNIKPAGAVLFVYQVTGEEKFKIAVDTLRKQLDGMPRTKSGGFWHKKIYPYQMWLDGIYMGQPFYAEYAKVFNRPQDFDDITKQIILIYEKTLDEKTGLLYHAWDESKQQKWADPQTGRSPHFWGRAIGWYVMALVDVLDFLPVEHPDRQKIINILNNVCEALLKVRDNKSKVWYQVLDQGNREGNYLEASATLMYIYAFAKGYNNGYLPEKFIKEAKVSFKGALKEFVKLDKDGYYNLYGTCRGAGLGGNPYRDGSYEYYVSEKPRTNDFKGYGPLILAAMEIEKADAHLKKYNVLLDNYFNNEYRTNKQGVKERFHYILDDTTNSGFYVLGNLFKKYGATISELRKAPSLKNLKNVDVYIIVDPDTPAETESPNYIDEKSINEIEKWVKNGGVLMLFANDKGNCEFEHFNKLAEKFGFKFNEVSLNRVEGNKYDMGAFVNLPYNPIFAGVDKIYMKEISTIKFDELPYVLLRKDNEPVIILKKYGKGYVFAVGDPWLYNEYIDNRRLPEDFQNLKAAENLVKWMLQLSNFAKN; encoded by the coding sequence ATGAAGCGACAAAAAATTAGTTTGTTGCTCCTCTTATTGATATCGTTATTATTTGGGAATTCAGAAAACTATTCAAAAAGTAAATTCAGCAAAAATTTGTGGTCAGTAAAATTTGCTGAATCATTTTTAGCACGACACCCTGGTAATGTTACATATGATTCCTTTATGACAAGTAAAAAGTGGAATTACGAACAAGGATTGATGCTCGAAACTTTACGAAAAATGTTTTATTACACTGAAGAACAAAAATATTTCGATTTCATTAAAGGCAATCTCGAACAATATATTGATGAAAAAGGTAATATTAATACTTATAAACTTTCTGATTATAACATTGATAATATAAAACCAGCTGGAGCAGTACTTTTTGTTTATCAGGTTACTGGAGAAGAAAAATTCAAGATTGCAGTTGATACTTTAAGAAAACAACTTGATGGAATGCCAAGAACAAAAAGTGGTGGTTTCTGGCATAAGAAAATTTATCCTTATCAAATGTGGCTCGATGGAATTTATATGGGACAACCATTCTATGCTGAATATGCAAAAGTATTTAATCGACCACAAGATTTTGATGATATAACAAAACAAATAATACTGATTTATGAAAAAACTCTTGATGAAAAAACTGGTCTACTTTATCATGCATGGGACGAAAGCAAGCAGCAAAAATGGGCTGACCCACAAACGGGGCGATCTCCTCATTTCTGGGGGAGAGCTATTGGCTGGTATGTAATGGCACTTGTAGATGTATTAGATTTTTTACCAGTTGAACATCCAGATAGACAAAAAATTATAAATATTCTTAATAATGTTTGCGAAGCTTTATTAAAAGTTAGAGATAATAAATCAAAAGTATGGTATCAAGTCTTAGATCAGGGAAACCGTGAAGGAAATTATCTGGAAGCTTCTGCTACTCTGATGTATATTTATGCTTTCGCTAAAGGTTACAACAATGGTTACCTTCCAGAAAAATTTATTAAAGAAGCTAAAGTTTCTTTCAAAGGTGCATTAAAAGAATTTGTTAAACTCGATAAAGATGGTTACTATAATTTATATGGAACTTGTCGTGGCGCTGGTCTCGGGGGTAATCCATATCGAGATGGTTCTTATGAATATTATGTGAGTGAAAAACCAAGAACAAATGATTTCAAAGGTTATGGACCATTAATCTTGGCTGCAATGGAAATTGAAAAAGCTGATGCCCATTTAAAAAAATATAATGTTCTTCTTGATAATTATTTCAATAATGAATATAGAACTAACAAACAGGGTGTAAAGGAAAGATTTCATTATATACTTGATGATACAACCAATTCTGGATTTTATGTTTTAGGAAACTTATTTAAAAAATATGGTGCAACAATTTCTGAATTAAGAAAAGCTCCTTCATTAAAAAACTTGAAGAATGTAGATGTATATATAATTGTTGATCCAGATACTCCTGCAGAAACTGAATCTCCAAATTATATAGATGAAAAAAGTATAAACGAAATTGAAAAGTGGGTTAAGAATGGAGGCGTCTTGATGTTATTTGCAAACGATAAAGGCAATTGTGAATTTGAACATTTTAATAAATTGGCAGAAAAATTTGGCTTTAAGTTTAACGAAGTTAGTCTCAATAGAGTTGAAGGAAATAAATATGATATGGGTGCATTTGTTAATTTACCATATAACCCAATATTTGCTGGTGTTGATAAAATTTATATGAAAGAAATATCTACAATTAAATTTGATGAACTCCCTTATGTATTGCTGAGAAAAGATAATGAACCAGTTATAATATTAAAGAAATATGGAAAAGGTTATGTATTTGCAGTAGGTGACCCCTGGCTTTATAATGAATATATTGATAATCGCAGATTACCAGAAGATTTTCAAAACTTAAAAGCCGCAGAAAATTTAGTTAAGTGGATGCTTCAACTATCAAACTTTGCAAAAAATTAA